The Peribacillus simplex genome contains a region encoding:
- a CDS encoding extracellular solute-binding protein has protein sequence MKKVIFVGWISLMAVLLGFSPEMGSKQGQAVNDVVKVYGPGGPLGPIKEVAEQFTKETGIKVEVTAGPEEKWIDQAKQDADIIYGGSEYMLTEFMHNHPDVLDEKNRTELYARSAGILVRKGNPKNIQSLEDLTKKGVKIVDVNGAGQLGLWEDLAGRKGLIPGISSNIDISVKSSAEAIDLWKANSKLDAWITYESWHYRLSDVTDLVQLPEEDKLYRGTPVSITNKSENKKKAKQFIDYLKTEESHQVFQKWGWK, from the coding sequence TTGAAAAAGGTTATTTTTGTCGGGTGGATATCATTGATGGCAGTCTTGTTAGGATTTTCACCAGAAATGGGTTCGAAACAGGGGCAAGCTGTCAACGATGTCGTAAAAGTATATGGACCAGGTGGCCCTCTTGGACCTATCAAGGAAGTGGCGGAACAATTCACCAAAGAAACGGGGATAAAAGTTGAAGTAACAGCGGGACCCGAAGAAAAATGGATTGATCAAGCCAAACAGGATGCGGATATCATTTACGGAGGGTCCGAGTATATGCTAACTGAATTTATGCATAATCATCCGGATGTCCTTGATGAAAAAAACCGTACAGAACTGTATGCACGATCAGCTGGAATTCTGGTTAGAAAAGGAAACCCAAAGAATATACAGTCATTGGAGGATTTAACGAAGAAGGGCGTAAAGATTGTGGATGTTAATGGAGCCGGGCAACTGGGACTATGGGAAGATTTGGCCGGAAGAAAAGGATTGATTCCTGGAATTAGCAGTAATATTGACATTTCAGTGAAGTCCAGTGCAGAAGCTATCGATTTATGGAAGGCAAATTCTAAATTGGACGCCTGGATTACATATGAATCCTGGCATTACCGTCTGTCGGATGTGACGGACCTGGTTCAACTCCCTGAGGAAGACAAACTTTATAGAGGAACCCCGGTAAGCATAACAAATAAGAGTGAAAACAAGAAAAAGGCAAAACAATTCATTGATTATCTTAAAACGGAAGAATCCCATCAAGTATTTCAAAAATGGGGATGGAAGTAA
- a CDS encoding COG4315 family predicted lipoprotein produces MKKWMVFSVFMMVLVLAACGNEANDSAQKDKVVSGTADEKAVSLKLLESETTGEYLADSKGMTLYFFKNDKSGKSNCMGDCLKKWPPFMERDFAVPKGFDEKDFGTIKREDTREEQVTYKGFPLYYFVNDKAAGDVNGEGVKNVWYIVNNKTVFPK; encoded by the coding sequence ATGAAAAAGTGGATGGTATTTTCAGTTTTTATGATGGTCCTAGTTTTGGCGGCATGTGGAAATGAAGCTAATGATTCAGCTCAAAAGGATAAAGTGGTTAGTGGTACTGCCGATGAAAAAGCAGTAAGCCTAAAATTATTGGAAAGTGAAACAACAGGCGAATACCTGGCTGATTCCAAGGGAATGACACTTTACTTTTTCAAGAATGATAAATCAGGAAAAAGCAATTGCATGGGGGATTGCCTGAAAAAATGGCCGCCGTTCATGGAAAGGGATTTTGCTGTCCCTAAAGGATTTGACGAAAAAGACTTTGGAACCATTAAAAGGGAAGATACAAGGGAGGAACAGGTAACCTACAAAGGATTTCCACTCTACTATTTTGTGAATGATAAGGCAGCGGGAGATGTCAATGGCGAAGGTGTGAAAAATGTTTGGTATATTGTAAATAACAAGACGGTTTTTCCAAAATAA
- a CDS encoding RNA polymerase sigma factor, whose amino-acid sequence MKEKLDKELMALVMKKHRPALEELYDRHIKLIYGFIFKFTNGNAEKTKEIVQLVFLKLWTTKSSYNPEKGHFVSWLLTVTRNVCVDYVRKDSVHIRNNKHMDMSHPIDIEDPNNDIENGLLHSEIANAKSKLSKPQKRLIDLLYWKGYSLTEIAKIENEPIGTIKSRLHQSLKLLKKYLEVGGL is encoded by the coding sequence TTGAAAGAAAAACTTGATAAGGAATTGATGGCATTAGTAATGAAAAAGCATCGTCCTGCTCTGGAAGAACTTTATGACCGGCATATTAAATTAATCTATGGTTTTATTTTTAAGTTCACAAATGGAAATGCTGAAAAAACTAAAGAGATCGTGCAGTTGGTCTTTCTAAAGCTCTGGACCACAAAAAGCAGTTACAATCCAGAAAAGGGGCACTTTGTAAGCTGGCTTTTGACCGTTACACGAAATGTGTGTGTGGATTATGTCCGTAAAGACAGCGTTCATATCCGGAATAACAAACACATGGACATGAGCCATCCAATTGACATAGAAGATCCTAATAATGATATAGAAAATGGACTATTACACAGTGAAATTGCCAATGCAAAAAGTAAGTTAAGCAAGCCGCAAAAAAGGCTGATTGATTTATTGTATTGGAAAGGGTACTCGTTAACGGAAATTGCCAAAATTGAAAATGAGCCGATTGGTACCATCAAGAGCAGACTTCACCAGTCGCTTAAATTATTGAAAAAGTATTTGGAAGTAGGTGGTTTGTAA
- a CDS encoding anti-sigma factor produces MDKECTNLLSFLSGELGEKEKKAFAEHLLQCTECTREYEQMTEAWNSLKWDFEEIEPSSSLKSEVMNFVFETDDEVPVRREKNWSSFFFKQFTPVTSGLLLATLVLAFVLLYSNIQLKKELAAVDLPMEVKTSLSLQPADKTAVNMNTDGAAYILQQGEERRLIVQIQNLPSLQKSEVYQVWLLKDGKRTNAGTFKPDEAGTGSLTYKLSINDKFNQIGITREPDSKSTKPRGEKIVGSS; encoded by the coding sequence ATGGATAAAGAGTGCACTAACCTGCTTTCATTTTTATCGGGAGAACTGGGAGAAAAAGAAAAAAAAGCATTCGCGGAACACTTACTTCAATGCACTGAATGCACTAGGGAGTATGAACAAATGACGGAAGCCTGGAATTCATTGAAATGGGATTTCGAAGAAATAGAACCTTCTTCTTCCCTGAAATCAGAGGTTATGAATTTTGTCTTTGAGACTGATGATGAAGTTCCGGTGAGAAGGGAAAAGAATTGGAGTAGTTTTTTCTTTAAGCAGTTTACACCAGTAACTTCAGGTCTCTTGCTGGCCACCCTGGTTTTGGCGTTTGTGCTGTTATATTCCAATATCCAACTGAAAAAAGAACTTGCAGCTGTCGATCTGCCAATGGAGGTTAAAACGTCGCTATCTTTGCAGCCTGCCGATAAGACCGCTGTAAATATGAATACGGACGGTGCTGCTTACATTTTGCAGCAAGGTGAAGAAAGAAGGCTGATCGTTCAGATTCAGAATTTGCCTAGCCTTCAAAAGTCCGAGGTATATCAGGTGTGGTTGCTGAAAGATGGAAAACGGACAAATGCAGGAACTTTCAAGCCTGATGAAGCCGGCACAGGATCATTGACATACAAACTGTCCATTAATGATAAATTCAATCAAATTGGCATCACAAGGGAACCAGATTCAAAAAGTACAAAGCCGAGAGGTGAAAAAATAGTTGGATCTTCTTAA
- a CDS encoding YjjG family noncanonical pyrimidine nucleotidase: MKYEIILFDVDDTLLDFGISEKKALHEVFLEFGLPTGAEDYAGCYQEISQVLWRDLEQGLIDLTNLGVERFKRLFLKHGLDIDAESFSRAYLGHLGKEIHLLPGALEVCEKLGGCRLAIITNGFTTVQTARIGGSPLCNTFETLIISQEAGFQKPDKGIFDYACSKLKVTDKSKALMVGDSLTSDIQGGLNYGMDTCWYNPHQKDNNLGIKPTYEIRALTDLLEIVGSKEV; this comes from the coding sequence ATGAAATACGAGATTATCTTATTTGATGTTGATGATACATTGCTAGACTTTGGAATATCGGAAAAAAAAGCACTGCATGAAGTCTTCTTGGAGTTCGGTTTGCCCACAGGGGCGGAGGATTATGCGGGATGCTACCAAGAAATCAGTCAGGTATTATGGAGGGATTTGGAACAGGGACTTATTGATTTAACAAATCTGGGAGTGGAAAGGTTCAAGCGATTGTTCCTGAAGCATGGGCTTGATATCGATGCGGAATCGTTCAGCCGTGCGTACCTTGGACATTTGGGAAAGGAAATACATCTTCTGCCCGGGGCTTTAGAGGTTTGCGAGAAGCTTGGAGGATGCCGGCTGGCTATTATAACAAATGGCTTCACGACAGTGCAGACAGCAAGAATCGGGGGATCACCACTTTGCAATACCTTTGAGACTTTGATAATTTCCCAAGAGGCTGGGTTTCAGAAGCCTGATAAAGGGATTTTTGATTATGCATGTTCCAAGTTAAAGGTCACGGATAAATCGAAAGCGTTGATGGTGGGTGACTCCTTGACATCAGATATACAGGGTGGTTTGAATTATGGAATGGATACATGCTGGTACAATCCCCATCAAAAGGATAATAATCTGGGAATCAAGCCCACCTATGAAATCCGGGCGCTCACTGATCTTTTGGAGATTGTAGGAAGCAAGGAAGTATAG
- a CDS encoding MFS transporter, translating into MKKSRVLFASLAGSVIEWYDFYLYGTATGLVFTTLFFPNHDPAISLLLAFVTFGAGYAARPIGSILFGHMGDRIGRKAALMFTLIGMGGSSMLIGVLPTYAQVGLAAPAILVVLRLIQGISLGGEWGGAILLATESAPKGVRGLYGSIPQLGVPIGLVAGSFSLTLISSLTTDAQFLAWGWRIPFLLSGVLIALAIWVRSGIEETPEFKQQKDSGDLAKVPIIETLKHDWRSVLQVIGLKIGDGFFNVFIMSYVLVFTTLYFGYSQDSALTGLTIGCATMLITIPVIGYISDFIDRKIIYFGGLILLFILAIPYFTMIGRGVGWFYIMQAVVLGVIWGAIFSTQGTLFSELFPAKVRYTGLSVGYQVAAAIAGFGPLIWTGMAESYGPSPLVFGGFMMAGLAISLVLCILSPHFSRKIEKDQTIKPHELDLN; encoded by the coding sequence ATGAAAAAAAGTCGAGTTCTTTTCGCTAGTTTAGCTGGTTCCGTTATTGAGTGGTATGATTTCTATTTATACGGGACAGCAACAGGCCTAGTTTTTACAACTCTATTCTTTCCCAATCATGATCCTGCGATTTCACTTCTTCTCGCCTTTGTCACTTTCGGGGCTGGTTACGCTGCCCGTCCAATCGGAAGTATCCTATTCGGCCATATGGGTGATCGCATCGGACGGAAGGCAGCACTCATGTTCACCCTTATTGGGATGGGAGGGAGTTCAATGCTTATCGGTGTTCTGCCCACATATGCCCAGGTTGGATTGGCCGCCCCCGCCATCTTGGTGGTGCTGAGGTTGATTCAAGGAATTTCCTTGGGAGGTGAATGGGGCGGAGCCATCCTATTGGCAACGGAGTCTGCTCCAAAGGGTGTCCGTGGTTTATATGGATCCATTCCCCAACTAGGGGTACCCATTGGTTTGGTTGCCGGTTCGTTCAGCCTAACTCTTATCAGTTCCTTGACAACCGATGCCCAATTTTTAGCTTGGGGTTGGCGGATACCATTCCTTTTAAGCGGTGTACTGATCGCATTGGCAATCTGGGTAAGGAGTGGCATTGAAGAAACGCCGGAATTCAAGCAGCAGAAAGATAGCGGTGATCTTGCGAAAGTTCCCATTATCGAAACGTTAAAACACGATTGGAGAAGTGTGCTGCAAGTGATCGGACTGAAAATTGGGGACGGGTTCTTCAATGTATTCATCATGTCCTATGTTCTGGTCTTCACTACACTGTATTTTGGTTATTCCCAAGATTCAGCCCTTACCGGTTTAACGATTGGCTGCGCTACAATGCTAATTACCATTCCTGTCATTGGTTACATTTCAGATTTCATCGATCGAAAAATCATTTATTTTGGAGGCCTGATTCTCCTTTTCATCTTAGCCATCCCATATTTCACAATGATTGGGCGTGGGGTCGGCTGGTTCTACATTATGCAGGCAGTTGTACTCGGCGTCATCTGGGGTGCCATTTTTTCTACACAAGGGACATTATTCTCGGAGCTCTTTCCAGCCAAGGTCCGTTATACTGGATTATCTGTCGGTTATCAGGTCGCGGCAGCCATAGCAGGTTTCGGTCCGCTCATCTGGACTGGCATGGCGGAATCATATGGCCCATCCCCTTTGGTATTTGGCGGATTCATGATGGCAGGTCTTGCAATTTCCCTGGTGCTTTGTATATTATCACCGCATTTCAGCAGAAAGATTGAAAAGGATCAAACAATCAAGCCACATGAGCTGGATTTGAACTGA
- a CDS encoding IDEAL domain-containing protein: MEKQLPGTSLEPEEMAEMVLKKALSDYRKAQIEKEIDDSLRNRDKEEFLRLTEILKGIS, translated from the coding sequence ATGGAGAAGCAATTGCCAGGAACATCGCTTGAACCTGAAGAGATGGCTGAAATGGTTTTAAAAAAGGCCCTTAGTGATTATCGGAAAGCACAAATCGAAAAAGAAATCGATGACTCATTAAGAAATCGAGATAAGGAAGAGTTCCTTCGTTTAACTGAAATATTGAAGGGCATTTCATGA
- a CDS encoding antibiotic biosynthesis monooxygenase family protein, with protein sequence MFVQMRKMVVKEGNAEQVVKRFSGEGIIEKQEGFIDLSVMVKKVRRGDKEVIIMINWESEAHWKQWEKSEAHIAGHKANLGKPKPEYIVSSEGSLYEVKAIKKAEK encoded by the coding sequence TTGTTCGTTCAGATGAGAAAAATGGTTGTAAAAGAAGGAAATGCAGAACAAGTAGTAAAACGGTTCAGCGGGGAAGGGATCATTGAAAAGCAGGAGGGGTTCATCGATTTAAGTGTGATGGTGAAAAAAGTGCGACGCGGCGATAAAGAGGTCATCATTATGATCAATTGGGAGTCGGAGGCGCATTGGAAGCAGTGGGAAAAGAGTGAAGCCCATATCGCAGGACATAAAGCAAACCTTGGGAAACCAAAGCCTGAATATATCGTCAGTTCGGAAGGATCATTATATGAAGTGAAGGCTATTAAAAAGGCAGAGAAATAA
- a CDS encoding CoA-acylating methylmalonate-semialdehyde dehydrogenase → MSSVTHEVKKLKNYINGKWIESTSKETEIVFNPATGEAIAEVPLSTREDVDRAVQVADEAFKKWSQVAVPKRARILFKYQQLLVENWEELAKLVTIENGKSLSESIGEVQRGIECVEFAAGAPTLMMGKQLPDIATNIESGMYRYPIGVIGGITPFNFPMMVPCWMFPLAIACGNTFVLKPSERTPLLAARIVELFEEAGLPKGVLNIVNGAHDVVNGLLDHKDVKAISFVGSQPVAEYVYKTGTANLKRVQALAGAKNHSIVLKDANLDMTAKEITSAAFGSAGERCMAAAVVVVEESVADELVGKLKQAADAITIGNGLDDGVFLGPVIREGAKKRTIDYIESGIAQGATLVRDGRKDEAASGNGYYLGATIFDHVTQEMKIWQDEIFAPVLSVVRAKDLTEAVEIANASPLANGACLYTDSAADVRQFRETIHAGMLGINVGVPAPMAFFPFSGYKDSFYGDLHANGTDGVEFYTRKKMVTARYVK, encoded by the coding sequence ATGTCTTCAGTAACACATGAGGTGAAAAAATTAAAAAACTATATAAATGGTAAGTGGATTGAGTCCACTTCAAAGGAAACGGAAATTGTGTTCAACCCTGCAACTGGTGAGGCGATTGCCGAGGTGCCACTTTCAACTAGGGAAGATGTGGATCGTGCGGTTCAAGTGGCGGATGAGGCATTTAAAAAGTGGTCGCAGGTTGCTGTCCCGAAACGGGCTCGAATATTGTTCAAATATCAGCAGCTCCTTGTGGAAAATTGGGAAGAACTTGCTAAACTGGTCACTATCGAAAATGGTAAAAGCCTATCGGAATCTATTGGTGAAGTACAGCGGGGCATCGAGTGTGTCGAGTTTGCGGCGGGTGCACCTACACTGATGATGGGCAAGCAGCTTCCGGATATCGCGACAAACATTGAATCGGGCATGTACCGTTACCCAATCGGTGTAATCGGCGGCATCACCCCATTTAACTTTCCGATGATGGTCCCTTGCTGGATGTTCCCGCTTGCGATCGCATGTGGCAATACATTCGTGTTAAAGCCATCTGAACGTACACCATTGCTTGCAGCACGCATTGTTGAACTATTTGAGGAAGCAGGTCTTCCTAAAGGAGTACTGAACATTGTTAATGGAGCACATGATGTGGTTAATGGGCTTCTGGACCATAAAGATGTGAAAGCTATCTCCTTCGTCGGTTCACAGCCAGTTGCAGAATATGTGTATAAAACAGGCACGGCTAACTTGAAGCGCGTCCAGGCTCTTGCGGGAGCGAAGAATCACTCGATTGTCTTGAAAGATGCAAATCTTGATATGACAGCCAAGGAAATAACAAGTGCGGCTTTTGGGTCTGCCGGTGAGCGTTGCATGGCCGCTGCGGTTGTTGTCGTAGAAGAAAGTGTAGCGGACGAGCTAGTTGGAAAATTGAAACAGGCAGCAGATGCCATTACGATCGGTAATGGTCTGGATGACGGTGTTTTTCTTGGTCCGGTGATCCGGGAAGGAGCTAAAAAGAGGACCATCGATTACATCGAATCAGGTATAGCTCAAGGTGCGACACTTGTACGTGATGGCCGTAAAGATGAGGCAGCAAGCGGCAATGGATATTACCTAGGGGCTACGATTTTTGATCATGTTACACAGGAAATGAAAATCTGGCAAGATGAAATTTTTGCACCAGTGCTCTCCGTTGTCCGTGCCAAAGATTTAACGGAAGCCGTTGAGATTGCCAATGCTTCACCACTGGCTAACGGGGCTTGCCTTTATACGGACAGTGCTGCTGATGTACGCCAGTTCCGTGAAACGATACATGCCGGGATGTTGGGCATTAACGTGGGGGTTCCTGCGCCTATGGCATTCTTCCCATTCTCTGGATATAAAGATTCATTCTATGGTGATCTTCATGCAAATGGAACCGACGGTGTGGAGTTCTATACACGTAAAAAAATGGTGACTGCACGCTACGTGAAATAA
- the iolB gene encoding 5-deoxy-glucuronate isomerase produces the protein MSKLLQKPVKKEVAEGVTVVQAVTKGNSPLEFVEFKIVELVPDAEYSESLNKTECCIVALTGKINVAVGENVYRDLGTRDSVFDKVPTDSIYVSNDRGFKMEAITKARVALCYSPSDKQLPTKWIKAGDIDVEHRGILSNKRMVHNILPDSAPYANSLLVVEVYTESGNWSSYPPHKHDQDNLPNESLLEESYYHEMNPPQGFVFQRVYTDDRSIDETMSVENGDVVLVPAGYHPVGVPDGYESYYLNVMAGPTRTWKFFNDPDHEWILNR, from the coding sequence ATGAGTAAACTGCTTCAAAAACCGGTAAAAAAAGAGGTCGCTGAAGGTGTTACAGTCGTTCAAGCAGTAACGAAAGGAAATTCTCCTTTAGAATTTGTTGAATTCAAAATAGTGGAGTTGGTTCCTGATGCTGAATATTCGGAATCGTTAAATAAAACAGAATGCTGCATTGTTGCTCTTACGGGAAAAATCAATGTGGCTGTAGGCGAAAATGTATACCGTGATTTAGGCACACGCGATAGTGTATTTGATAAAGTGCCAACTGATAGCATTTACGTGTCAAATGATAGAGGCTTTAAAATGGAAGCGATAACCAAGGCCAGAGTGGCGCTGTGTTATTCGCCTTCTGATAAGCAACTTCCGACTAAATGGATTAAAGCGGGGGATATTGACGTGGAACATAGGGGCATTTTGAGCAATAAGCGGATGGTGCATAATATATTACCGGATTCAGCTCCGTATGCGAATAGCCTTCTGGTGGTTGAAGTATACACAGAAAGCGGAAACTGGTCGAGCTATCCTCCGCATAAACATGATCAGGATAACTTACCAAATGAGTCGTTATTGGAAGAGTCCTATTATCATGAAATGAACCCGCCTCAAGGATTCGTTTTTCAGCGAGTATATACAGATGACCGTTCGATTGATGAGACCATGTCGGTTGAAAACGGCGATGTCGTACTTGTACCCGCCGGTTATCATCCGGTAGGCGTACCTGATGGTTATGAATCCTATTATTTGAATGTTATGGCCGGTCCGACAAGGACATGGAAATTTTTCAATGATCCCGATCACGAGTGGATCCTGAATCGTTAA
- the iolC gene encoding 5-dehydro-2-deoxygluconokinase — MNYTFNIDREIDLIAIGRACIDLNANEYNRPMEDTMTFTKYVGGSPANVAIGSAKLGLKVGFIGKLADDQHGRFIESYMREAGVDTSNMVIDQEGHKTGLAFTEIKSPEECSILMYRDDVADLHLAPSEVHEEYIKKSKILLVSGTALAKSPSREAVLKAVSLAKRNDVKVIFELDYRPYTWNSIEETSVYYSLVAEQSDILIGTRDEYDVMENIEKGTNERTVRYLFEHSADLVVIKHGVEGSYAYAKSGEVFKAKSYKTKVLKTFGAGDSYASAFLYALVRGKGIESALKFGSASASIVVSKHSSSEAMPVAEEIEDLIAERV, encoded by the coding sequence ATGAACTATACTTTTAATATCGATAGGGAAATTGACTTGATTGCCATAGGCCGTGCCTGCATCGACTTGAATGCCAATGAATATAACCGTCCGATGGAAGATACCATGACATTCACAAAATACGTGGGCGGTTCACCTGCCAATGTTGCCATCGGAAGTGCAAAATTAGGCTTGAAAGTCGGATTCATCGGTAAGCTTGCAGATGATCAGCACGGCCGTTTCATCGAGAGTTATATGCGTGAGGCAGGTGTTGATACATCGAATATGGTAATCGATCAAGAAGGGCATAAAACGGGACTGGCCTTCACGGAAATTAAAAGTCCTGAAGAATGCAGTATCCTGATGTATCGGGATGATGTAGCCGACCTTCATTTAGCACCTTCGGAAGTGCATGAAGAATATATCAAAAAATCAAAGATTTTATTGGTTTCAGGAACTGCTTTAGCAAAAAGCCCATCACGTGAGGCGGTTTTAAAAGCCGTCAGCCTTGCAAAAAGAAATGATGTAAAAGTCATATTTGAATTGGATTACCGTCCATATACATGGAATTCCATTGAAGAAACCTCCGTTTACTATTCGTTAGTCGCAGAACAATCAGACATTTTGATTGGCACTCGTGATGAATATGATGTAATGGAAAATATCGAAAAAGGTACGAATGAAAGGACCGTCCGTTACTTGTTTGAACATTCCGCAGACCTGGTCGTCATCAAACATGGCGTCGAGGGTTCATATGCCTATGCCAAATCAGGAGAAGTATTTAAAGCGAAATCCTATAAAACGAAAGTATTGAAAACATTCGGCGCAGGGGATTCATATGCTTCAGCTTTCTTATATGCGTTAGTGCGCGGCAAAGGGATTGAAAGCGCTTTGAAGTTTGGCAGTGCTTCCGCTTCCATAGTTGTAAGCAAGCACAGTTCATCTGAGGCGATGCCTGTTGCAGAAGAAATCGAGGATTTAATTGCCGAACGCGTGTAA
- the iolD gene encoding 3D-(3,5/4)-trihydroxycyclohexane-1,2-dione acylhydrolase (decyclizing), translated as MGTVRLTTAQALIKFLNQQYIHVDGEESPFVEGIFNVFGHGNVVGIGQALEQDAGHLKVIQGKNEQGMAHAAIAYSREMLRRKIYAVTTSAGPGSANLIAAAGTALANNIPVLLLPADTFATRQPDPVLQQLEHEHSTAITTNDAFLAVSRYWDRVTRPEQLMSSLIRAFEVMTDPGKAGPATICISQDVEGEAFDFDEHFFGKRVHYLDRKIPVERELQGAAERIRASKKPIIIVGGGARYSGARDILMKLAEKHNIPLVETQAGKSTVESSFPKNLGGVGILGTMAANKAARQADLVIGVGTRYTDFTTSSKTAFDFERTKFLNINVSRLQTYKLDGFQVVADAKVALENLEALLVGYETEYGEMVGNWKEEWLSERTRLGQVTFSRENFKPEIKSQFSQQVLNEYSDALKTELAQSTAMIAINDTVDQESVVVGSAGSLPGDLQRLWHSSVPNTYHLEYGFSCMGYEIAGTLGAKLAHPDREVYAMVGDGSFLMLHSELITAIQYNHKINILLFDNSGFGCINNLQMENGSGTYCCEFRTHDNQIMNIDYAKVAEGYGAKTYRANTVDELKAALEDAKKQSVSTLIEMKVLPKTMTDGYDSWWNVGVAEVSERESIQRAYEARQEKLKMAKQY; from the coding sequence ATGGGAACAGTGAGGTTGACTACAGCCCAGGCTCTGATCAAGTTTTTAAATCAGCAGTACATTCATGTTGATGGTGAAGAGTCTCCGTTTGTAGAAGGGATATTTAATGTATTCGGCCATGGGAATGTCGTTGGAATTGGTCAGGCACTCGAACAGGACGCTGGCCACTTGAAAGTGATTCAAGGAAAGAATGAGCAAGGGATGGCACACGCAGCAATCGCCTACAGCCGGGAAATGCTACGAAGGAAAATTTATGCCGTCACTACATCTGCCGGGCCAGGCTCTGCAAACTTGATAGCTGCGGCGGGGACGGCACTTGCCAACAATATTCCTGTCCTCTTACTTCCTGCTGATACATTTGCGACACGCCAGCCGGATCCGGTTCTTCAGCAACTTGAGCATGAGCATAGTACGGCCATCACAACTAATGACGCTTTTCTGGCAGTATCAAGATATTGGGATCGCGTCACTCGCCCTGAGCAGCTCATGTCCAGTCTGATCCGGGCCTTCGAGGTGATGACCGATCCCGGGAAAGCCGGGCCAGCGACGATATGCATCTCACAGGACGTAGAAGGGGAAGCATTCGATTTCGATGAACATTTTTTTGGAAAACGAGTCCATTATTTAGATCGGAAAATTCCGGTAGAACGGGAACTGCAAGGAGCTGCCGAGAGAATTAGAGCAAGTAAGAAGCCGATCATCATCGTCGGTGGCGGAGCAAGATATTCCGGAGCTCGGGATATTTTGATGAAGCTGGCAGAAAAGCATAACATTCCACTTGTGGAAACACAGGCAGGTAAATCGACGGTGGAATCATCTTTTCCTAAGAATTTGGGCGGTGTCGGCATTCTCGGTACGATGGCTGCCAATAAGGCTGCACGCCAGGCAGATCTCGTAATTGGTGTCGGGACCCGCTATACGGACTTTACGACGTCTTCCAAAACTGCATTTGATTTTGAAAGGACAAAGTTTTTGAACATTAACGTCAGCCGCCTTCAAACCTATAAATTAGATGGATTTCAGGTCGTCGCTGATGCAAAAGTGGCGCTCGAGAACCTTGAAGCGTTACTAGTAGGCTATGAAACCGAATATGGGGAAATGGTTGGAAATTGGAAGGAGGAGTGGCTTTCCGAACGGACCCGTTTAGGTCAAGTCACTTTCAGCCGTGAAAATTTCAAGCCTGAAATCAAAAGCCAGTTTTCACAGCAAGTCTTGAATGAATACTCGGATGCATTAAAAACTGAATTGGCCCAATCCACTGCGATGATTGCAATAAACGATACGGTCGATCAGGAAAGTGTGGTGGTCGGTTCAGCCGGATCACTTCCGGGTGACTTGCAGCGCCTCTGGCATTCAAGCGTGCCAAACACGTACCATCTTGAATATGGATTCTCCTGCATGGGTTACGAAATTGCAGGAACTTTAGGAGCTAAGCTTGCCCATCCAGACCGGGAAGTCTATGCAATGGTAGGGGACGGAAGTTTTCTGATGCTGCATTCGGAATTGATCACAGCCATCCAATATAATCATAAAATCAATATTTTATTGTTTGATAATTCTGGCTTTGGCTGCATCAACAATCTGCAAATGGAGAATGGCAGCGGAACATATTGCTGTGAGTTCAGAACACATGATAATCAAATCATGAATATTGATTACGCAAAAGTGGCGGAAGGGTACGGAGCCAAAACTTATCGGGCCAATACAGTCGATGAGCTGAAAGCTGCATTGGAGGATGCAAAGAAACAGTCGGTATCTACATTAATAGAAATGAAGGTTCTGCCGAAAACGATGACGGATGGTTATGACTCCTGGTGGAACGTTGGCGTGGCAGAGGTATCTGAACGAGAAAGTATACAAAGGGCATATGAAGCGAGACAAGAGAAATTAAAAATGGCCAAACAATATTAA